In one Limosilactobacillus oris genomic region, the following are encoded:
- a CDS encoding aminotransferase class I/II-fold pyridoxal phosphate-dependent enzyme yields MPELSTDLYGTISHKLDALQPSGIRAFDKEVSRIPGIIKLTVGEPDFNTPEHVKQAAIKSIQNDDSHYAPQAGKPELLAAISDYIKQTRQVEYDPASEVVVTVGATEALDATLFSLLNTGDKVIVPTPAFALYFPLIAMTGATAVQVDTSADGFVLTPERLEEVLEQEGTGVKAVLLNYPSNPTGREYPADVLAGLAKVIAAHHLYAIADEIYSELVYGVEHASIASMIPERTLLISGLSKSHAMTGYRLGYIAGPAKIMKSILKMHCYLVTTVTDSTQAAATEALVNGLDDPLAFRQSYEKRRDMVIAGLSKLGFEMATPEGAFYIFAKIPAAFGKDDEQFARDLASQAKVGVTPGSAFGAGGEGYIRLSYASSEADIQECLKRIASFVEKIAE; encoded by the coding sequence ATGCCTGAATTATCAACGGATTTATACGGAACTATTAGCCATAAGCTGGACGCCTTACAACCATCTGGGATTCGTGCTTTCGATAAGGAAGTTTCACGGATTCCGGGAATTATTAAGCTGACCGTGGGTGAACCGGATTTTAACACACCGGAACACGTCAAGCAGGCGGCAATCAAGAGTATTCAAAATGATGATTCGCACTACGCGCCACAGGCCGGGAAGCCGGAGCTGTTAGCGGCAATTAGTGATTATATTAAGCAGACCCGTCAGGTCGAGTATGATCCCGCAAGTGAAGTAGTAGTGACGGTGGGGGCCACTGAGGCGCTCGACGCAACCCTGTTTAGCCTCTTGAACACTGGGGATAAGGTGATTGTTCCTACCCCTGCCTTCGCACTCTACTTTCCGTTAATTGCCATGACCGGGGCTACGGCGGTCCAAGTTGACACGTCCGCCGATGGCTTCGTCCTGACGCCGGAACGGCTGGAAGAGGTCTTAGAACAGGAAGGGACTGGGGTTAAAGCGGTCCTTCTCAACTATCCAAGTAACCCTACCGGGCGGGAATACCCCGCCGACGTGCTCGCCGGGTTGGCTAAGGTCATTGCCGCTCACCACCTTTATGCCATTGCGGACGAAATTTACAGTGAGTTGGTCTATGGGGTAGAGCACGCCTCAATTGCCAGCATGATTCCTGAACGGACTTTGCTGATTTCTGGGCTCTCGAAGTCGCACGCAATGACCGGTTACCGGCTGGGCTATATCGCCGGGCCAGCTAAAATCATGAAGAGCATTTTGAAGATGCACTGTTACCTGGTAACCACCGTTACTGACAGCACCCAGGCCGCGGCCACGGAAGCCTTGGTCAACGGTCTTGATGACCCGCTCGCTTTCCGCCAATCCTATGAGAAACGCCGGGACATGGTCATCGCGGGGCTTTCCAAGTTAGGCTTTGAAATGGCCACGCCTGAAGGAGCCTTTTACATCTTTGCTAAGATTCCAGCGGCCTTTGGCAAAGACGATGAACAATTTGCCCGGGATCTGGCCAGCCAGGCAAAAGTTGGGGTGACCCCGGGAAGTGCCTTTGGCGCCGGTGGCGAAGGCTACATTCGCTTATCCTACGCGTCCTCTGAAGCTGATATTCAGGAATGCTTAAAGCGGATTGCAAGTTTTGTTGAAAAAATTGCTGAATAA
- the rpoD gene encoding RNA polymerase sigma factor RpoD, with protein MAKSKKKDLVISNSEDFDQQEYDTAVGKLIRQYKKQKEIQYDVLTDKLAKPYELNADGIDNLLQNVEDAGISVVDANGDPDPRALKATEKLSQNAMEDTSAPTGVKINDPVRMYLKEIGRVNLLTADEEVKLALRIEQGDEVAKQQLAEANLRLVVSIAKRYVGRGMQFLDLIQEGNMGLMKAVEKFDYRRGFKFSTYATWWIRQAITRAIADQARTIRIPVHMVETINKLIRIQRQLLQDLGREPLPEEIGAEMDMPTEKVRNILKIAQEPVSLETPIGEEDDSHLGDFIEDQDATSPADHAAYEMMKKQLENVLDTLTDREENVLRLRFGLDDGRTRTLEEVGKVFGVTRERIRQIEAKALRKLRHPSRSKQLKDFLE; from the coding sequence ATGGCAAAGAGTAAGAAGAAAGACCTTGTTATTTCTAATAGCGAAGATTTTGACCAACAAGAATACGATACTGCTGTTGGTAAATTGATTCGCCAGTACAAAAAGCAAAAGGAAATCCAATACGATGTGCTGACGGACAAACTTGCCAAGCCGTACGAACTGAACGCGGATGGTATTGACAACCTCCTCCAAAACGTTGAAGATGCCGGGATCAGTGTGGTTGATGCCAATGGTGACCCTGATCCACGGGCATTGAAGGCAACCGAAAAACTTTCCCAAAATGCGATGGAGGATACGTCCGCACCGACCGGTGTCAAGATTAACGACCCCGTTCGGATGTACCTCAAGGAGATTGGTCGGGTCAACCTGCTGACGGCTGATGAAGAAGTTAAGCTCGCCCTCCGGATTGAACAGGGGGATGAGGTCGCTAAGCAACAGCTGGCAGAAGCAAACCTGCGGCTGGTGGTCTCCATTGCCAAGCGTTACGTCGGTCGGGGAATGCAGTTCCTAGACCTGATTCAGGAAGGGAACATGGGGCTGATGAAGGCCGTCGAGAAGTTCGACTACCGGCGGGGCTTTAAGTTTTCCACTTACGCTACCTGGTGGATCCGCCAGGCGATTACCCGGGCGATTGCCGACCAGGCGCGGACAATTCGGATTCCGGTTCACATGGTGGAAACGATTAACAAGCTAATCCGGATTCAGCGGCAGCTCCTGCAGGACCTCGGTCGGGAACCATTGCCAGAGGAAATCGGGGCAGAGATGGACATGCCAACGGAAAAGGTTCGTAACATCCTCAAGATTGCCCAGGAACCGGTTTCGCTGGAAACGCCGATTGGCGAAGAGGATGACTCCCACCTGGGCGACTTTATCGAGGACCAGGATGCGACGAGTCCAGCTGACCACGCGGCTTACGAAATGATGAAGAAGCAGTTGGAAAATGTCCTGGATACTTTAACCGACCGGGAAGAAAACGTCCTGCGGCTACGTTTTGGTCTTGACGACGGGCGGACCCGGACCTTGGAAGAAGTTGGGAAGGTCTTCGGTGTTACCCGGGAACGGATTCGGCAAATTGAAGCGAAGGCTTTGCGGAAGCTGCGTCACCCATCTCGTTCTAAGCAGCTAAAGGACTTTTTAGAGTAG